One window of Zalophus californianus isolate mZalCal1 chromosome 3, mZalCal1.pri.v2, whole genome shotgun sequence genomic DNA carries:
- the SCG2 gene encoding secretogranin-2, protein MAEAKTHRLGTALSLIPLIFLISGDEAASFQRNQLLQKEPDLRLENVQKFPSPEMIRALEYIEKLRQQAHKEENSPDYNPYQGVSVPLQKKENGDESHLPESTRDSLSEDEWMRIILEALRQAENEPLSAPKEKPYALNSEKNFPMDMPDDYEAQQWPERKLKHIRLPPMYEENSRDNPFKRTNEIVEEQYTPQSLATLESVFQELGKLTGPNNQKRERVDEEQKLYTDDEDDIYKANNIAYEDVVGGEDWNPVEEKIESQTQEEVRDSKENAEKNEQINDEVKRSGQLGLQDEDLRKEGKDQFSDDVSKVIAYLKRLVNAAGSGRSQNGQNGERATRLFEKPLDSQSIYQLIEISRNLQIPPEDLIDMLKTGEKPNGSVEPEQEVELPVDLDDISEVDVDHPDLFQNKMLSKNGYSKTPGRAMAEALPDGLTVEDILNLLGMESAANQKPPYFSGQYNREKVLPRLPYGPGRSRANQLPKGAWAPDVENRQMAYENLNDKDQELGEYLARMLVKYPEIMNSNQVKRVPSQVSSEDNLQDEDHIEQAIKEHLNQGSSQETDKLASVSKRLPVAPPKNDDTPNRQYLDEDLLMKVLEYLNQEKAEKGREHIAKRAMENM, encoded by the coding sequence ATGGCAGAAGCTAAGACTCACCGGCTTGGAACAGCCCTGTCTCTCATCCCTTTAATTTTCCTCATCTCTGGGGATGAAGCAGCTTCATTTCAGCGAAACCAGCTGCTTCAGAAGGAACCAGACCTCAGACTGGAAAATGTCCAAAAGTTTCCCAGTCCTGAAATGATCAGAGCTTTAGAATACATAGAAAAACTCCGACAACAAgctcacaaagaagaaaacagcccAGACTACAATCCCTACCAAGGAGTCTCTGTTCcccttcagaaaaaagaaaatggtgatgAAAGTCACCTGCCAGAAAGTACAAGGGATTCCCTGAGTGAAGATGAATGGATGAGGATAATACTTGAAGCTTTGAGACAGGCTGAAAATGAGCCTCTGTCTGCACCAAAAGAAAAGCCCTATGCCTTGAATTCAGAAAAGAACTTTCCAATGGACATGCCTGATGATTACGAGGCTCAACAGTGGCCAGAAAGGAAGCTCAAGCACATACGACTCCCTCCTATGTATGAAGAGAATTCCAGGGACAACCCCTTTAAACGCACAAATGAAATAGTAGAAGAACAATATACTCCTCAAAGTCTTGCCACACTAGAATCTGTGTTCCAAGAGCTGGGGAAACTGACGGGACCAAACAACCAGAAGCGTGAGAGAGTTGATGAGGAGCAAAAACTTTACACAGATGATGAAGATGACATCTACAAGGCCAATAACATTGCCTATGAAGATGTGGTTGGGGGAGAAGACTGGAACCCAGTAGAAGAAAAGATAGAGAGTCAAACCCAGGAAGAGGTAAGAGACAGCAAagagaatgcagaaaaaaatgaacaaatcaatgaTGAAGTGAAGCGTTCGGGACAGCTGGGCCTCCAAGATGAAGATCTCCGGAAAGAGGGTAAAGATCAATTCTCAGATGATGTCTCCAAAGTAATTGCATATCTGAAAAGGTTAGTGAATGCTGCAGGCAGTGGGAGGTCACAGAATGGGCAGAACGGGGAAAGAGCAACCAGGCTTTTTGAGAAACCACTTGATTCGCAGTCTATTTATCAGCTGATTGAAATCTCAAGGAATTTACAGATACCCCCTGAAGACTTAATTGACATGCTGAAAACTGGAGAGAAGCCAAATGGATCAGTGGAACCAGAGCAGGAGGTTGAACTTCCCGTTGACCTAGATGACATCTCAGAGGTTGACGTAGACCATCCAGACCTGttccaaaataaaatgctctCCAAGAATGGCTACTCCAAAACACCTGGCCGTGCTATGGCAGAGGCCCTACCAGATGGCCTCACTGTTGAggacattttaaatcttttaggGATGGAGAGTGCAGCAAACCAAAAGCCTCCATATTTTTCTGGTCAGTATAACCGAGAGAAAGTTCTGCCAAGACTCCCCTATGGTCCTGGAAGATCTAGAGCAAACCAGCTTCCCAAAGGTGCCTGGGCACCAGATGTGGAGAACAGGCAAATGGCATATGAAAACCTGAATGACAAGGATCAAGAATTAGGAGAATACTTGGCCAGGATGCTAGTGaaataccctgagatcatgaattcAAACCAGGTGAAGCGAGTTCCAAGTCAAGTCTCATCTGAAGATAACCTACAAGATGAGGACCATATCGAGCAGGCCATCAAAGAGCATTTGAATCAAGGCAGCTCTCAGGAGACTGACAAACTGGCCTCGGTAAGCAAAAGGCTCCCTGTGGCACCACCAAAGAATGACGATACCCCAAACAGACAGTACTTGGATGAAGATCTGTTAATGAAAGTGCTGGAATACCTCAAccaagaaaaggcagaaaagggaAGGGAGCATATTGCTAAGAGAGCAATGGAAAATATGTAA